Proteins co-encoded in one Megalops cyprinoides isolate fMegCyp1 chromosome 1, fMegCyp1.pri, whole genome shotgun sequence genomic window:
- the adam11 gene encoding disintegrin and metalloproteinase domain-containing protein 11 isoform X4, with amino-acid sequence MLALRCLVFAAVSARFAVTGWSGSVIRDGSVWEWAALETREERSGAVEEVTKPKRLLQQIDSEGEIVHGHLDTRVKNHTEGAQPVHLAQSSFLVEAFGSSFILDLELNHNLLSSDYVERHFDKDGKPSQTVGGEHCYYHGQVRDVPGSWVALSTCHGLRGMFSDGNFSYGIEPVVEGSDQEENAHVVCRMPNLELPPLCPDCAHNSSDSNADTNGVGDDDGNGDVSMELEEEPTVREHLRRFRRQVRRAQHTVQSETKYIELMVVNDNELYVQMRRSASQTRNFAKAVVNMADAIYKEQLNTRIVLVAMETWSSQDMVSVGDDPLLTLRDFMKYRKENIKEHSDAVHLFSGRTFKSSRSGTAYIGGICSLTRGGGVNEYGNVGPMAITLSQSLGQNIGMMWNKEHSAAGDCKCPDTWLGCIMEDTGFYLPRKFSRCSVDEYIRFLQQGGGSCLFNKPNKLLDPPECGNGFVETGEECDCGSPVECSRSGGGCCKKCTLTHDAMCSNGLCCRNCKYELRGVVCREAVNDCDISETCAGDSSQCPHNVHKLDGYMCDNNQGRCYGGRCKTRDGQCRVLWGHNSADRFCYEKLNIEGTEKGNCGRDPSGQGWVQCNKQDVLCGFLLCSNMTAKPKFGELQGEVTSLTIYHQNKYLDCRGGHALLQDGSDLGYVEDGTPCGPNMMCLDHRCLPLATFNLSTCPGSSPIHTCSHHGTCSNEVKCICDRDYTGKDCSVNDPIRDPKPSEGPEKYKGPSGTNIIIGSIAGAILLAAIVLGGTGWGFKNIRRGRSGGG; translated from the exons ATGCTGGCGCTGCGATGCCTGGTGTTTGCTGCAGTGAGTGCACGGTTTGCCGTGACAG GCTGGAGCGGCTCCGTGATACGGGATGGGAGCGTGTGGGAATGGGCAGCGCTGGAGACCCGGGAGGAACGCAGTGGAGCTGTAGAGGAAGTCACCAAGCCCAAACGTCTCCTGCAGCAGATCGACTCGGAGGGAGAGATTGTTCATGGCCATCTGGACACCCGGGTGAAGAATCACACCGAGGGAGCACAA CcagtccatttggcccagagcAGTTTCCTAGTGGAGGCCTTTGGCAGCTCCTTCATCCTGGACCTGGAGTTAAACCA caaTCTCCTTTCCTCAGACTATGTGGAGCGGCACTTTGACAAGGACGGGAAACCCTCACAGACTGTG GGAGGGGAGCACTGCTATTACCACGGGCAGGTGCGGGATGTGCCGGGCTCCTGGGTGGCTCTCTCCACCTGTCACGGCCTACG TGGCATGTTCTCTGATGGGAACTTCTCCTATGGGATCGAGCCAGTTGTTGAAGGCAGCGATCAG GAAGAGAACGCTCACGTGGTGTGCAGGATGCCCAACCTGGAGCTGCCCCCACTGTGTCCAG ACTGCgcacacaacagcagtgacagtaACGCTGACACTAATGGTGTCGGTGATGATGACGGTAATGGTGACGTCTCCatggagctggaggaagagccCACTGTCAGAGAGCATCTGAGGCGCTTCAGGAGACAG gtGCGCcgagcacagcacacagtccaGAGTGAGACTAAGTACATTGAGTTGATGGTGGTCAACGACAATGAGCTG TATGTGCAGATGCGAAGATCAGCCTCCCAGACAAGAAACTTTGCAAAAGCTGTGGTCAATATGGCAGATGCG ATCTACAAGGAACAGCTGAACACCAGGATCGTtctggttgccatggaaacgtgGTCATCACAGGATATGGTTTCCGTGGGCGATGACCCCCTGCTGACCCTGCGTGACTTCATGAAatacaggaaagaaaacatcaaGGAACACAGCGATGCAGTACACCTCTTCTC gGGACGCACTTTCAAGAGCAGCCGCAGCGGGACAGCCTATATCGGGGGCATCTGCTCCCTCACTCGGGGAGGCGGTGTCAATGAG tatgGGAATGTGGGCCCCATGGCCATCACGCTCTCCCAGAGCCTGGGCCAGAACATCGGCATGATGTGGAACAAGGAACACTCAGCAGCAG GCGACTGTAAGTGTCCAGACACTTGGCTGGGCTGCATCATGGAGGACACTGG GTTCTATCTGCCCCGCAAATTTTCTCGATGCAGTGTGGACGAGTACATCCGCTTCCTCCAGCAGGGTGGCGGCAGTTGTCTCTTCAACAAGCCCAACAAG ctgtTGGACCCCCCTGAGTGTGGGAATGGTTTTGTGGAGACTGGTGAGGAGTGCGACTGTGGATCCCCAGTG gAGTGTTCTCGCAGCGGGGGAGGCTGCTGTAAGAAATGCACTCTGACCCATGATGCCATGTGCAGCAATGGACTCTGCTGCCGAAACTGCAAG TACGAGCTGAGAGGAGTGGTGTGCCGGGAAGCAGTGAACGACTGTGACATCTCTGAGACTTGCGCCGGAGACTCTAGCCAG TGCCCTCACAATGTCCACAAGCTGGATGGGTACATGTGTGACAACAACCAG GGTCGGTGTTATGGGGGCCGCTGCAAAACTCGAGATGGACAGTGCAGGGTGCTGTGGGGCCACA ATTCAGCGGACCGCTTCTGTTATGAGAAGCTGAATATCGAGGGCACAGAGAAGGGTAACTGCGGGCGAGATCCCAGTGGGCAAGGCTGGGTGCAATGCAACAAGCA gGATGTATTGTGTGGTTTCCTGCTCTGTTCTAACATGACGGCGAAACCAAAGTTTGGGGAGCTGCAGGGCGAGGTGACCAGCCTCACCATCTACCACCAGAACAAGTACCTAGACTGCCG TGGTGGCCACGCCTTGTTGCAGGACGGCTCAGACCTGGGCTACGTGGAGGATGGCACTCCCTGTGGGCCCAACATGATGTGCCTGGACCACCGCTGCCTCCCTCTGGCCACCTTCAACCTCAGCACCTGCCCCGGCTCCTCCCCTATCCACACCTGCTCCCACCATGGG ACGTGCAGTAATGAGGTAAAGTGTATCTGTGACCGGGACTACACAGGGAAAGACTGCAGTGTCAATGACCCCATTCGTGATCCCAAACCCTCAGAGGGCCCAGAGAAATATAAGG GTCCCAGTGGCACCAATATCATAATAGGGTCCATCGCAGGTGCAATTCTCCTGGCAGCTATAGTCCTAGGGGGAACAGGATGGGGATTTAA AAACATTCGAAGAGGAAG
- the adam11 gene encoding disintegrin and metalloproteinase domain-containing protein 11 isoform X3: MLALRCLVFAAVSARFAVTGWSGSVIRDGSVWEWAALETREERSGAVEEVTKPKRLLQQIDSEGEIVHGHLDTRVKNHTEGAQPVHLAQSSFLVEAFGSSFILDLELNHNLLSSDYVERHFDKDGKPSQTVGGEHCYYHGQVRDVPGSWVALSTCHGLRGMFSDGNFSYGIEPVVEGSDQEENAHVVCRMPNLELPPLCPDCAHNSSDSNADTNGVGDDDGNGDVSMELEEEPTVREHLRRFRRQVRRAQHTVQSETKYIELMVVNDNELYVQMRRSASQTRNFAKAVVNMADAIYKEQLNTRIVLVAMETWSSQDMVSVGDDPLLTLRDFMKYRKENIKEHSDAVHLFSGRTFKSSRSGTAYIGGICSLTRGGGVNEYGNVGPMAITLSQSLGQNIGMMWNKEHSAAGDCKCPDTWLGCIMEDTGFYLPRKFSRCSVDEYIRFLQQGGGSCLFNKPNKLLDPPECGNGFVETGEECDCGSPVECSRSGGGCCKKCTLTHDAMCSNGLCCRNCKYELRGVVCREAVNDCDISETCAGDSSQCPHNVHKLDGYMCDNNQGRCYGGRCKTRDGQCRVLWGHNSADRFCYEKLNIEGTEKGNCGRDPSGQGWVQCNKQDVLCGFLLCSNMTAKPKFGELQGEVTSLTIYHQNKYLDCRGGHALLQDGSDLGYVEDGTPCGPNMMCLDHRCLPLATFNLSTCPGSSPIHTCSHHGTCSNEVKCICDRDYTGKDCSVNDPIRDPKPSEGPEKYKGPSGTNIIIGSIAGAILLAAIVLGGTGWGFKNIRRGRYDPARQAMM; encoded by the exons ATGCTGGCGCTGCGATGCCTGGTGTTTGCTGCAGTGAGTGCACGGTTTGCCGTGACAG GCTGGAGCGGCTCCGTGATACGGGATGGGAGCGTGTGGGAATGGGCAGCGCTGGAGACCCGGGAGGAACGCAGTGGAGCTGTAGAGGAAGTCACCAAGCCCAAACGTCTCCTGCAGCAGATCGACTCGGAGGGAGAGATTGTTCATGGCCATCTGGACACCCGGGTGAAGAATCACACCGAGGGAGCACAA CcagtccatttggcccagagcAGTTTCCTAGTGGAGGCCTTTGGCAGCTCCTTCATCCTGGACCTGGAGTTAAACCA caaTCTCCTTTCCTCAGACTATGTGGAGCGGCACTTTGACAAGGACGGGAAACCCTCACAGACTGTG GGAGGGGAGCACTGCTATTACCACGGGCAGGTGCGGGATGTGCCGGGCTCCTGGGTGGCTCTCTCCACCTGTCACGGCCTACG TGGCATGTTCTCTGATGGGAACTTCTCCTATGGGATCGAGCCAGTTGTTGAAGGCAGCGATCAG GAAGAGAACGCTCACGTGGTGTGCAGGATGCCCAACCTGGAGCTGCCCCCACTGTGTCCAG ACTGCgcacacaacagcagtgacagtaACGCTGACACTAATGGTGTCGGTGATGATGACGGTAATGGTGACGTCTCCatggagctggaggaagagccCACTGTCAGAGAGCATCTGAGGCGCTTCAGGAGACAG gtGCGCcgagcacagcacacagtccaGAGTGAGACTAAGTACATTGAGTTGATGGTGGTCAACGACAATGAGCTG TATGTGCAGATGCGAAGATCAGCCTCCCAGACAAGAAACTTTGCAAAAGCTGTGGTCAATATGGCAGATGCG ATCTACAAGGAACAGCTGAACACCAGGATCGTtctggttgccatggaaacgtgGTCATCACAGGATATGGTTTCCGTGGGCGATGACCCCCTGCTGACCCTGCGTGACTTCATGAAatacaggaaagaaaacatcaaGGAACACAGCGATGCAGTACACCTCTTCTC gGGACGCACTTTCAAGAGCAGCCGCAGCGGGACAGCCTATATCGGGGGCATCTGCTCCCTCACTCGGGGAGGCGGTGTCAATGAG tatgGGAATGTGGGCCCCATGGCCATCACGCTCTCCCAGAGCCTGGGCCAGAACATCGGCATGATGTGGAACAAGGAACACTCAGCAGCAG GCGACTGTAAGTGTCCAGACACTTGGCTGGGCTGCATCATGGAGGACACTGG GTTCTATCTGCCCCGCAAATTTTCTCGATGCAGTGTGGACGAGTACATCCGCTTCCTCCAGCAGGGTGGCGGCAGTTGTCTCTTCAACAAGCCCAACAAG ctgtTGGACCCCCCTGAGTGTGGGAATGGTTTTGTGGAGACTGGTGAGGAGTGCGACTGTGGATCCCCAGTG gAGTGTTCTCGCAGCGGGGGAGGCTGCTGTAAGAAATGCACTCTGACCCATGATGCCATGTGCAGCAATGGACTCTGCTGCCGAAACTGCAAG TACGAGCTGAGAGGAGTGGTGTGCCGGGAAGCAGTGAACGACTGTGACATCTCTGAGACTTGCGCCGGAGACTCTAGCCAG TGCCCTCACAATGTCCACAAGCTGGATGGGTACATGTGTGACAACAACCAG GGTCGGTGTTATGGGGGCCGCTGCAAAACTCGAGATGGACAGTGCAGGGTGCTGTGGGGCCACA ATTCAGCGGACCGCTTCTGTTATGAGAAGCTGAATATCGAGGGCACAGAGAAGGGTAACTGCGGGCGAGATCCCAGTGGGCAAGGCTGGGTGCAATGCAACAAGCA gGATGTATTGTGTGGTTTCCTGCTCTGTTCTAACATGACGGCGAAACCAAAGTTTGGGGAGCTGCAGGGCGAGGTGACCAGCCTCACCATCTACCACCAGAACAAGTACCTAGACTGCCG TGGTGGCCACGCCTTGTTGCAGGACGGCTCAGACCTGGGCTACGTGGAGGATGGCACTCCCTGTGGGCCCAACATGATGTGCCTGGACCACCGCTGCCTCCCTCTGGCCACCTTCAACCTCAGCACCTGCCCCGGCTCCTCCCCTATCCACACCTGCTCCCACCATGGG ACGTGCAGTAATGAGGTAAAGTGTATCTGTGACCGGGACTACACAGGGAAAGACTGCAGTGTCAATGACCCCATTCGTGATCCCAAACCCTCAGAGGGCCCAGAGAAATATAAGG GTCCCAGTGGCACCAATATCATAATAGGGTCCATCGCAGGTGCAATTCTCCTGGCAGCTATAGTCCTAGGGGGAACAGGATGGGGATTTAA AAACATTCGAAGAGGAAGGTATGATCCTGCCCGGCAGGCAATGATGTAA